Proteins found in one Paenibacillus sp. FSL R10-2782 genomic segment:
- the trpE gene encoding anthranilate synthase component I → MLTPHVEQVITMANEFNLIPVYKKVLADMETPIRIFRRYAERDRAFLLESVEGGEQWARHSFIGTDPFLMVSGKKGRLVLEQHGKRQILNDKPLEALKALLRKYRSPKLKEMPPFTGGAIGFFGYDLLQYYEKLPEHAVDDLNMDDIRFMFCDQVIVFDHVKQQILLVGNVHVGEGFNDEDIRAAYAEVERKLEATAQYLRKQTPPETMGAASIPDDVELGEIQSNVTKEQFISNVEQAKEYIRSGDIFQVVLSQRFHIDTDASPLQVYRVLRTMNPSPYMYYLKMDDEIIVGTSPEALVKVENGQVETRPIAGTRPRGVTEAEDIALAEELLKDEKERAEHLMLVDLGRNDLGRVSQFGTVKCDTFMEIERYSHVMHIVSNVSGELREDKDFFDAFLSCLPAGTVSGAPKLRAMEIIAELEREARGPYAGAIGYLGFSGNMDACITIRTIVFKKNRAYVQAGAGIVWDSVPESEYQETVNKAKAMLKAIRTAEAMFPATVQPYNSVINQDYLYTP, encoded by the coding sequence ATGTTAACGCCGCATGTGGAGCAAGTGATAACGATGGCGAATGAATTTAACCTGATTCCTGTGTACAAAAAAGTGCTGGCCGATATGGAGACGCCGATTCGGATTTTCCGTCGGTACGCTGAGCGGGACCGGGCCTTTCTGCTGGAGAGTGTAGAAGGAGGCGAGCAGTGGGCGCGACATTCATTCATCGGAACGGACCCGTTCCTAATGGTTTCCGGCAAAAAAGGCCGTTTGGTCCTGGAGCAGCATGGTAAGCGACAAATATTAAACGACAAGCCGCTTGAAGCGCTCAAGGCGTTGCTTCGAAAGTACCGTAGCCCGAAGCTGAAAGAAATGCCTCCATTTACAGGCGGGGCTATCGGATTTTTTGGATATGATCTGCTGCAGTACTATGAAAAACTGCCAGAGCATGCAGTAGATGATTTGAATATGGATGATATTCGTTTTATGTTCTGCGATCAAGTTATCGTTTTTGATCATGTGAAGCAGCAAATTTTGCTGGTGGGCAATGTTCATGTAGGAGAAGGCTTCAACGATGAGGACATCCGTGCTGCTTATGCCGAGGTGGAGCGCAAGCTGGAGGCGACAGCGCAGTACCTGCGTAAGCAGACACCTCCAGAGACGATGGGAGCAGCCTCTATTCCTGACGATGTGGAGTTGGGTGAGATTCAGTCGAATGTAACGAAGGAGCAGTTTATTTCAAACGTGGAGCAGGCGAAGGAATATATTCGCTCAGGTGATATTTTTCAGGTCGTGCTGTCCCAGCGCTTTCACATTGACACAGATGCATCTCCTTTACAGGTATACCGCGTGTTGCGCACGATGAACCCGTCTCCTTATATGTATTATTTGAAAATGGATGACGAGATCATCGTGGGCACTTCGCCGGAGGCACTTGTCAAGGTGGAAAACGGTCAGGTGGAAACTCGCCCTATTGCCGGAACGAGGCCTCGTGGAGTGACAGAAGCAGAAGATATAGCGCTCGCTGAAGAGCTGCTGAAGGATGAAAAAGAACGTGCCGAGCATCTGATGCTGGTTGATTTGGGAAGAAATGATCTGGGACGTGTATCTCAGTTCGGTACGGTCAAATGCGATACGTTTATGGAAATTGAACGCTATTCCCACGTGATGCACATTGTATCCAATGTATCGGGTGAGCTACGGGAGGATAAAGATTTCTTCGATGCTTTCCTGTCCTGCTTGCCCGCTGGTACAGTATCAGGGGCTCCGAAGCTGAGGGCGATGGAGATTATTGCCGAGCTGGAGCGGGAAGCGCGTGGGCCTTATGCAGGAGCCATCGGATACCTGGGCTTCTCGGGCAATATGGATGCTTGTATCACGATTCGTACGATTGTGTTTAAAAAGAACCGGGCTTATGTTCAGGCGGGTGCAGGGATTGTGTGGGACTCGGTTCCGGAAAGCGAGT
- the aroH gene encoding chorismate mutase, translating into MYNRGIRGATTVANNEENEILEATCLLLEEIVSYNGIQPEDISNVWITVTHDLNATFPAKAIRQLDGWDMVPLMCSLEIPVEGSLPKCIRLMVQVNTVKTQREIKHVYLNGAQALRPDLASQGK; encoded by the coding sequence ATGTACAATCGTGGAATTCGTGGGGCGACAACCGTAGCGAACAATGAAGAAAACGAAATTTTGGAAGCCACATGCCTGCTATTAGAGGAAATTGTGTCCTACAATGGAATTCAGCCGGAGGATATTAGCAACGTATGGATTACGGTGACCCATGATCTGAATGCTACTTTCCCGGCAAAGGCGATCCGCCAGCTTGACGGCTGGGATATGGTTCCGCTTATGTGTTCGTTAGAAATTCCCGTAGAGGGCAGCTTGCCGAAATGCATCCGTTTGATGGTACAGGTGAATACGGTTAAAACACAGCGAGAAATCAAACATGTATATTTGAACGGAGCGCAGGCACTGAGACCGGATTTGGCATCCCAAGGGAAGTAA
- the aroB gene encoding 3-dehydroquinate synthase, translating into MSTLTVQLGERSYPIHIGRGLLHRAGELLKEREIAQKSPLLIVSDEHTATFYLATLESNLQESGYKTVSFVVKPGEKSKSLAVYEQVITAAIEGGLDRNSAVIALGGGVVGDLAGFVAASFMRGVKFVQIPTTILAHDSSVGGKVGINHPLAKNMIGAFHQPELVLYDVDTLSTLPPREVSAGLAEMIKHGLIWDADFAQWCRDHAADLLALDAVALEYGLEKGCSVKAEVVSRDERENDLRAILNLGHTIGHAIEAIAGYGEFLHGEAISIGMVGSALLGVKLGADPSLVTETRDMLASLRLPTSLPAHLETDRLLDAMMHDKKFKEGSITFVVPRSIGRVEVVKDISVSYIRQVIEQLKEEA; encoded by the coding sequence ATGAGTACGCTGACGGTACAACTTGGAGAACGTTCCTATCCCATTCATATCGGGCGTGGACTGCTGCATCGGGCCGGAGAGCTTTTGAAGGAACGAGAAATTGCGCAAAAAAGTCCATTGTTGATTGTTTCTGACGAACATACAGCGACATTTTACTTGGCGACACTGGAGAGTAATCTTCAGGAATCGGGCTACAAGACGGTATCCTTTGTCGTCAAGCCGGGTGAAAAGTCCAAATCGCTTGCTGTGTATGAGCAGGTGATTACAGCAGCTATCGAGGGCGGTTTGGACCGCAATTCAGCCGTTATCGCACTTGGTGGTGGTGTAGTGGGCGATTTGGCAGGATTTGTAGCAGCTTCTTTTATGAGAGGTGTCAAGTTCGTACAGATTCCAACTACAATCCTTGCGCATGACAGTAGCGTGGGAGGCAAGGTCGGCATCAATCATCCTTTGGCAAAAAATATGATTGGGGCCTTCCATCAGCCGGAATTGGTATTGTATGACGTGGATACGTTGTCTACATTGCCTCCGCGTGAGGTATCTGCCGGGCTGGCTGAAATGATCAAGCATGGTTTGATCTGGGATGCTGATTTTGCCCAGTGGTGCCGCGATCATGCGGCTGATTTGCTGGCTTTGGACGCGGTAGCCCTGGAGTATGGGCTGGAGAAGGGCTGTTCTGTGAAAGCCGAAGTGGTGTCGCGCGATGAACGTGAAAACGATTTACGCGCTATTCTAAACCTCGGTCACACCATTGGTCATGCGATAGAGGCGATTGCGGGGTATGGCGAGTTTTTACACGGGGAAGCGATTTCTATTGGTATGGTCGGCTCTGCACTTCTGGGTGTGAAGCTGGGGGCAGATCCTTCTTTGGTTACAGAAACGAGGGATATGCTGGCTTCGCTTCGTTTACCGACTTCTCTTCCCGCTCATCTTGAAACAGATCGTCTGCTGGATGCGATGATGCATGACAAAAAGTTTAAGGAAGGCAGTATTACTTTTGTCGTCCCACGCAGCATCGGGCGTGTGGAGGTAGTGAAGGATATTTCCGTCTCTTACATCCGACAAGTAATTGAACAGCTAAAAGAGGAGGCGTAA